From the genome of Thiovibrio frasassiensis:
TTTCGGCGCTGGCAAAGCGACCCGGTCTGTCGTGCTTGGCATCGGTGAAGGCGCCGGCCTTGTAGCCGAAAAGTTCCGATTCGAGCAGGGTTTCGGGAAGGGCTCCGCAGTTGACCGCCATAAAAGGGCCTTTGTTGCGTCGGCTCGAGGTGTGAATGGCGCGGGCGACCAGTTCCTTACCGGTGCCTGACTCTCCGAGAACAAGAACATTGCTCTCGCTATGGGCGATTTCCGGCAGGATGCTGAAGATGCGCTGCATGGAAACGCTCTTGCTGAGGATTTCGCCAAAAGTGTAGCGCCGGGAAAGCTGCTTGCGGAGTTCCGTGACCACGCTGAGGTCCCGGAAGGTTTCCACTCCGCCGATAACGTTGCCTTCATGGTCAAGGAGTGGTGCGGCACTGATGCTCAAGGGGATCTGTTTGCCATCGATGTTTTTGACAAAGATGGAGCGATTTGTCACGGGCTTGCCGCTATAAAGGCTCTGGGCAATGGCGCAGTTGTCGCCGCAGATACTGGAATGGAACACGTCGCTGCACGATTTGCCGATGGCATCCTGGCGTTTCCAGCCGGTGATCAATTCGGCCGCCCGGTTGAAGGAGGTGATCTTCCAGCTGCGGTTTACGGTGAATACCCCATCGGCGATACTCTCCAGCACCAGATCCTTGGTCATGACTGAGGTCAGGTCGCGGAAGGTTTCCACCCCGCCGATAACGTCGCCATCCGGGTCGGTGAGGGGGGCGGCGCTGATGCTGATCGGGATGGTCTCCCCGTCCTTGCCCTTGATAAAGATGGAGCGGTTGCCGATGGGCATGCCGCTTTCAACGCTTTGGGCCAGAATGCAGTTGTCGCCGCAGACGCTGGAGTGAAAAATAGTGTTGCAGGGGTTGCCGAGGACCTCTTCCTTGTGCCAGCCGGTGATGTGTTCGGCCGCCTTGTTGAAGGAGGTCAGGTTCCAGTTTCGGTCCACGGTGAAAACGCCGTCGGCAATGCTGTCCAGGATGAGATCCTGTTGCAGGCTGGAGGTGACATCCCGGAAGGTCTCGACCCCGCCGATAACCTGACCTTCCGGGTCCAGAAGCGGTGAGGCGCTGATGCTGATGGGAATGGTCCGGCCATTCTTTCCCTTGATATAGATGGAGCGATTGACGATGGACTTCCCTTCATTAATGCTCTGGGCCAGGATGCAGTCAGCCCCGCAGATGTTGGAATGAAAGATGTCGCGACACGGGGAGCCGACCACTTCTTGGGATGTCCAGCCGGAAATCTGCTCGGCCGCCTTGTTAAAGGAGGTGATACGGAAGAGTTTGTCCACGGTGAAGACGCCGTCCGCAATGCTGTCTAGGACCAGCGGATATATCTGGCCAGGATCGTTGGCATCGCGGAGGGTGACGATTGCCCCGGAGAGTTTGCCGTTTTTGTCGGGAATCGGGATTGCCGTGACCAGGAGAATGACAGATTCATTGCTCTCCGGTTTGTTCATTACCACGCGCAGTCCGTGCATGGCAAGACCAGAGGCCAGCGGGCCATAAAGGCTGCATAGGGATTCGAACCTGCCGGTGCCGCTGAAAACGTCCTGGCAGCTCTTGCCGATGGTCTCCCCATGCTTGAGGCCCATAAGTTTTTCGGCGGCCTCGTTGAAGGAGGTGATCTGCCAGGTTTCATTGACGGTGAAAACCGCTTCCTGCACGGCCGGAGAAGAAGGAGGGGTGTTTTTGGAGTCCATGGTCATGAAATAGTATTTCTATTGAATTTGAGGTGATTATTAAGAATCATTATTGAATCATATTAAAGATATAGCAAAAAAAATCGAAGTATGCTTGCGGAAAGGCGAGTGGCAGCGTGTTTTTTTCTTGTCGCAAGGAGAAAGTTGTAAAAACAGAGAACCTGTCGGTTGTGAGTGGAGAGGAAAGTTTGCCCTGAAATCGTTAAAATTATCTTGACATGCGGGTTTGTCAAATTACAATGACCTGAATTTATCCATCGGCAATTAATCCAACGATTAACTGCTTAAGTACCTTCTGGATTATCCGATTCCTGAGGGGTGGAAGAGGCCGAGCACCCTTCTGAAATACATTGAGGAGATGTGAGAATGAAGATAAATGATCTTGAAAAACTCAAGAATGAGGGGGCAGATGCCCTTCCTTCTGAGGAGCGGCGCCGGTTTCTTCGCTTTGGTTTGGCGGTAACCGGTGTATTTGTGGGCGGTTCCGTGCTTTCCCTGACCTCCGCGCGTAACGCCGAGAGTGCCATGGGCCCGGTGCCCGCTGCCGGAAGTTTCCCCTACAGCCCTCACTACACCATGGTTATGCGCCAGAATCGCTGTATCGATTGTGAGCGGTGCATGGAAGCCTGTGTGAAGACCAACAGCGTTCCCTCGTATGGGTATCGTACCACCATTCTCCAGCAGGAGCGGGAGATCGGCAAGGGTGAGAAAGAGCGGGTGTTCATGCCGGTGCTCTGCAACCATTGCAACCGACCGCCCTGTGTTCGGGTTTGCCCGACTACTGCAACCTATAAGGACAAGAAAAACGGTATTGTCATGATGGATTACAAGCGCTGTATCGGCTGTAAGACCTGTATGGCCGCTTGTCCCTATAATGCCCGTTATTTTAAGGAAGAGAATCGGGCTGTTGACAAGTGTAATTTCTGCTTTGATACCCGGTTGTCAAAAGGTGAGAGCAAAACGGCTTGTGCTGCTGCCTGCCCGGCCGGCGTTCGTATATTCGGTGATCTCACCGATTATAACAGTGAGGCGTATAAGTTGATCCACAAGCCTGAAAAGGTTGTTTGGGTTCTTCGGCCTGAGACCGGCGCCATGCCCAACGTGTTTTACATGAATGATTAACCAAACAGCGGAGAGGGCCGTAATGAAACGCAATAATAAGAGCGTAATGAATATGGTGGGCTTGGTGGCGGTTGTTGGCCTCCTTGTTTTTTCCAGCCTGTCTTTTGGTGAGGAAGCCTACGATGAGGAGGCCTATGGGCCGAAGGCTCCCATTGTCTGGGCAAAGCCGGTGAAGGGTGTTGCCTTTGTCCATAAAACCCACACCATGGATGCCGGTCTTTCTTGTGAGGATTGCCATGACAAGATTTTTGAAATGGCTGCCGGGACTGCCGAAGGGAATGCGGATTTTACCATGGCCTCCCTGTATAAAGGGAAATACTGCGGAGCGTGTCATGACGGGCAGATGGCTTTTGCCTCCAACACCCGCTGCGCAACCTGTCATGTCGGGGTAAAAGGGTATAATCGTCTGACCGGCCCCGCACCCCAGGGTAAGGACGCCGGAAAGAAGCATTGATCTTTTTTTGAGAGGTTGATCTCCGTCCGTTTTTGCGATAAGCGATACGGTGGAGAGGATTGGATGCCTTCTGATTTGTTGAAGCGGTAAGCCTTGGTGTTACAAGGCTTACCGCTTTTTTTGTTTATTTCCGCTCCTTTTTTTGTCCCCCTCTTTCCTTGGGGCTTCCTGCCCACAAGGTGTCTTTGTCGCTTCCAGCGGCCTCGGGTTGTTCGGGCATACTTGTAACTCATGTTGTCAAATAATAGGTGAGTCATTGCTTTAACTACTGGCGAAACCTTTTCTTCTGGTCGCTTCCGCTCGTTTTTTTTATGAAGCTTTGCCGAAAAACCTCTGTATCTCGCTGGATTCTCACTTCTTTTTGCTGGCTGCGTTCAATCGGGTTTCCTTGAAAGGGATTTCTGGTGGATCTGCGGTGGTCATGTCTGCTGGTCGTTTTGGCGTCTAACCATGGCGTATGTTGCGCCGATTATTGTTAAATGACTGATTTTAAACGTGAAAACTTCATCTGGTACTCCCAGACTGAGAGGGGGTGACAGGGGTGCCTGGTTGGAGCCTTCGAAGTCGTTTGTGTCTTATCTCATTGAAAATAGAGTTCTATTGAGTGGTTTTGGTGTGGCAATCTGCTGCTGTCGGTTGGGATTATTATGCGTCCATGTTCTGGTGGTTGTAGGATCATAAATAGCCCTTAGCGGCAAATAAGTTGTAATGATATATGTTCTTTATATCTATGAAATTGATTGTTGCACAACTCTAACTGCCTGCTTCTCTATGGAAAATATATAACGTGTAAGAAAAGAACGTGTGTCGGGGCGGTGTGGCACGCACTTTGCTCTGTACTAGGAATGTCATGGGGTGTTGTGTGAAAAGCCCATTGTCGAATAAGCGTATGCACAGAAAAGGAGGTGTCCGGGGAGAGTTAAAAAAGGTTCTGGAAGGGAAAACTCCTCAATCAACGGGTGGCGGCCCGGAAAGTCGACCCTGCTTTAATAAGAACCAACAACTGTTTTGGGTACAAGCTGAAATCGGAAATTGAAAGAAGCTTACAAAAAATAACTCCCTGGCCGGGAGTGGGTTGAAAACTAACTGTACATGTGTAGGTAAAAATTTTAGGGAGGAAAAATCATGTTGAACACATTCTCACTTGCTGAGGTGGCAGAGGAAAAGGTTGCTACCCCGACCGTGACCAAAGCCATCATTCTGTGCGCGGTCCTGGCGGCTGTTGGTGTCGGCGCCGGCCTGTATGCACAGGTTGTCGGTCATGAACATGCCTTTAACAACACCCGGGAGATGCCTTGGGGTATCCTGATCGCGAACTACGCCTATTTCGCCATCATCTCCACCGGCCTGTGCCTGCTTGCTGTTCTGAGCCACATCTTCGGGCACAATCGTCTGACCCCGCTTGCCAACCGCATGGTATATCTCTCCATCGTGGTCATCTTCGGCGGCTTTACCATTATTGGTCTTGAGCTTGAAAATCCGCACCGCATGCTCCTCTATAATGTGCTTTCCCCGAATCTGACCTCGAATATCTGGTGGATGGGAACCTTGTACAGCATGGCCGTGGGCTTCATGTTTGTTGAGTTTTACCTGATCCTTACCAAGAAATACTCTCTCGCCGTTACCCTTGGCGTTCTCGGCGCCCTGGCTGAGCTTGCGGCAAACACCAACCTGGGTGCGGTGTTCGCGACCCTTTCTTCGCGTCCTTTCTGGTACGGTTCACAGCTGCCCATCTATTTTCTTGCTTCCGCAGTGATGACCGGTTCCGCCGCAATCATCCTTTTCAGTAACTGGGCCTATAAGATGCGCGGTGAGGAGATGAGTCAGTCCACCCGTGAAGGTCTTCAGGGCGCCGGTAAGGTAATGTTCAGTACACTCGTGCTTCTTGTTGTTGCCACTGCCTGGAAGTTCATTGCCGCCTTTGCCGGTGGTACCGAGGAGGCTCGTCTTGCCGCCTTGAGTCTGATCCAGGGTCCGCTCTCCATGAACTTTTGGGTTTTTGAGACCGTGGTCGGTATGCTTGCCCCCATCGTGATCATGACCCTCTCCCGGATGAAGAGCCAGCAGGCGCTCTCTGCCGCTGCCCTTATGGTTTTGGTCGGTGCATACTTCCAGCGTTATGACATCGTCGTAGCCGGCCAGATCGTGCCGATCTACAACGGTTGGGATGAGCTGCCGACCTATCTCTCCTATGTCCCCTCCGTCTCCGAGTTCCTGATTGCTCTGG
Proteins encoded in this window:
- the nrfD gene encoding NrfD/PsrC family molybdoenzyme membrane anchor subunit; translation: MLNTFSLAEVAEEKVATPTVTKAIILCAVLAAVGVGAGLYAQVVGHEHAFNNTREMPWGILIANYAYFAIISTGLCLLAVLSHIFGHNRLTPLANRMVYLSIVVIFGGFTIIGLELENPHRMLLYNVLSPNLTSNIWWMGTLYSMAVGFMFVEFYLILTKKYSLAVTLGVLGALAELAANTNLGAVFATLSSRPFWYGSQLPIYFLASAVMTGSAAIILFSNWAYKMRGEEMSQSTREGLQGAGKVMFSTLVLLVVATAWKFIAAFAGGTEEARLAALSLIQGPLSMNFWVFETVVGMLAPIVIMTLSRMKSQQALSAAALMVLVGAYFQRYDIVVAGQIVPIYNGWDELPTYLSYVPSVSEFLIALGGFGIVGLGFLLGERFFGKAFRHTGHH
- a CDS encoding 4Fe-4S dicluster domain-containing protein — encoded protein: MKINDLEKLKNEGADALPSEERRRFLRFGLAVTGVFVGGSVLSLTSARNAESAMGPVPAAGSFPYSPHYTMVMRQNRCIDCERCMEACVKTNSVPSYGYRTTILQQEREIGKGEKERVFMPVLCNHCNRPPCVRVCPTTATYKDKKNGIVMMDYKRCIGCKTCMAACPYNARYFKEENRAVDKCNFCFDTRLSKGESKTACAAACPAGVRIFGDLTDYNSEAYKLIHKPEKVVWVLRPETGAMPNVFYMND
- a CDS encoding cytochrome c3 family protein; translation: MKRNNKSVMNMVGLVAVVGLLVFSSLSFGEEAYDEEAYGPKAPIVWAKPVKGVAFVHKTHTMDAGLSCEDCHDKIFEMAAGTAEGNADFTMASLYKGKYCGACHDGQMAFASNTRCATCHVGVKGYNRLTGPAPQGKDAGKKH
- a CDS encoding sigma 54-interacting transcriptional regulator, yielding MTMDSKNTPPSSPAVQEAVFTVNETWQITSFNEAAEKLMGLKHGETIGKSCQDVFSGTGRFESLCSLYGPLASGLAMHGLRVVMNKPESNESVILLVTAIPIPDKNGKLSGAIVTLRDANDPGQIYPLVLDSIADGVFTVDKLFRITSFNKAAEQISGWTSQEVVGSPCRDIFHSNICGADCILAQSINEGKSIVNRSIYIKGKNGRTIPISISASPLLDPEGQVIGGVETFRDVTSSLQQDLILDSIADGVFTVDRNWNLTSFNKAAEHITGWHKEEVLGNPCNTIFHSSVCGDNCILAQSVESGMPIGNRSIFIKGKDGETIPISISAAPLTDPDGDVIGGVETFRDLTSVMTKDLVLESIADGVFTVNRSWKITSFNRAAELITGWKRQDAIGKSCSDVFHSSICGDNCAIAQSLYSGKPVTNRSIFVKNIDGKQIPLSISAAPLLDHEGNVIGGVETFRDLSVVTELRKQLSRRYTFGEILSKSVSMQRIFSILPEIAHSESNVLVLGESGTGKELVARAIHTSSRRNKGPFMAVNCGALPETLLESELFGYKAGAFTDAKHDRPGRFASAEKGTLFLDEIGDIPASLQVKLLRVLQEKVYEPLGSNKPVKSDVRIIAATNRNLQSLVQEGLFREDLFYRLNVVKIMLPPLRDRMEDVPMLTEHFIKQFGTQQGKDIVGISDEALSILMRYNFPGNIRELENIIEYSFILCHGGLIRPEHLPEPFAPKSQDNHQPGAIPLHKPLPLEEVEKQAILQALERNHWRRMITCRELKISKDTLRRKIERYGLINPLEEELD